The nucleotide sequence CATCAAAAATTGATTTTAGTCTGTCTTCGTAAAATTCGAAATATGGTGTGCTCTGATAAGCTGTTTTGATAGATTTCCAATGCAGCTTTTGCCAGTCTTCCGAATAAGAAATTTCAATATCTTTCATTTCCCGCTTTCCGTTGTGTTTGATTGGAATGATGAGCGGCAGTTTTCCGTTGGCCCCATAAATTGCAGTTCGGTTTCTGTAAGTCTGCTTCGGAAAGTTTTCGAATTGCTCCAGAAAAATATGATTGTCTCCATCTAAAAATGTAGAGAACCAGGAAATCGGCGGAAGGTAAAATATCGGTAAAAGAATTTTGTTTTTCATTATTGTTATTAAAAAAACTTTGCCAAAGATAATAAACCTCTGGCAAAGTGTTGTATTGTTATTTTTGAAACTGAAAGCCCATAGCCTCGATAGAAGCGGCATCCTTTTTTGTCATTGCGGTGAAAAATTTCTAAAAATTGCTTCACCTCTTTCGCAATGACAAAAAAGATATAGCGGATAGCGGGATCAAGCTCCTGAAAAATTTATTCGTCTTCTTTCTTTTTGAAGAGTTTGGCAAAATAGTCCCAGCCGAAGAAGAGAATCAGGATTCCGGCAGCGATCCACCAATAGGAAGTTTTATTTGTCTCGCCTGTATTGGTTGCTTTGAACATTCTGTCCCAACGTACTTTGAAGGGTGCCTGGTACGAAGAATTGGCATCTTTGAATGCGCCTTGCAAACTCATCCAAGTAAACATAGGTCTCCCGACAATATTTTCTTCCGGAACCACACCAAAAAATCTGGCATCCAAAGACGCATCGCGGTTGTCCCCAATCATCATATAATAATTTTGTTTGATGGTATATTGGTTGGTTTCCTGACCGTTGATATAGATTTTTCCGTTTTTGTTTTCCAGTTTATTATGCTCGTATTCGGAAATGATCCATTGATAAGTTGGCAAAGATTCCTGATCCAATTTCACAACATCTCCTTTTTTCGGGACTCTAAGCGGCCCGTACCAATCCTGATTCCAAGGTTTGTTGATGGGATAAATGGACTGGGTAGTATCAATATTTTTAGTGTAGGCTGTTTTATCTGCGTTGAGTTTGAATCTTAAAGCGCCTTCACCCTTCTTTTCAACCATTTCTTTTATTTCTGTCACTTCCGGAAGTGCTTTGATATCTTTTGCAATGGCATCTGTAAGACCTTGGAATATATAAATAAAACCTGAATTGGATTGGGTTTCCTGAACTGGCAGAAATCCATAAGCTTTATAAAGCTGCGGAATATCCAGCTGTGCGCTGGTCGTTACTATGTAACCGTGCTGTTGTTCTTCATCGCCAAGGATTTTCTCAGGCTGGTTGTTTACAAATAATCTTCCTGCACGGAACTCCAGAACATCGCCAGGAATCCCAACACATCTTTTTACATAAGGATCTCTCCTATCAATCGCTGTATGAACAGAATCCTGCGGATAATTGAACACCACGATGTCATATCTTTTGATTTCATCATAACCCGGTAACCTTAGATAAGGTAATTTTACCGCATCAACATAAGATTTTGGATCGTCTTTCGGATTACCTTTTTGACCTGTATCGAAAATCGTTCCTTGTAAAAATGGCAAAGCCACAGGTCTCATTGGCATTCTGTAACCATACGCCCATTTGTTCACAAAAAGGAAATCTCCTACCAACAATGTTCTTTCCATAGAACCGGTCGGAATCCCGAAAGGCTGCGTAATGAAGGCGTGAATGATGGTTGCAAAAACAACTGCAAAAGTCACGGAACCCAGAAAAGTTTCTTTTTTCTTACCTTCTTCCTCCTCTTCTTCCGTTTCGATTTCCGGATCTTTACCGTAATTGACAGTTGCCATAAAAATAAACGGAAGCAACACGGTCAATAATCCATTGACAAAACCTCTTTTTCCAAATTTTCGCATCAGGAAAATATGAAAAGCCGACATCATAATGGGTCCGACTATTGGAAGATAAGATAAAACTGACCACCATTTCGGATGGTTGGTCTCTTTCAGAATGATGAGATAATTATAGAAAGGAATGAATGAAAAAAGGGGGTTGTAACCCATTTTTTTAAACAACTTCCAAGTG is from Epilithonimonas vandammei and encodes:
- a CDS encoding WbqC family protein, which translates into the protein MKNKILLPIFYLPPISWFSTFLDGDNHIFLEQFENFPKQTYRNRTAIYGANGKLPLIIPIKHNGKREMKDIEISYSEDWQKLHWKSIKTAYQSTPYFEFYEDRLKSIFDEKISSLLEFNLKTIKVILQILKTEKDFQLTEEYIKTPESQDLREQFSAKTESNYQMEAYYQSFSDKYGFIKDLSILDLLCNIGPESMTYMKTIKLN
- the lepB gene encoding signal peptidase I; this translates as MDYIITYSIYVLIISVLMGLTTWKLFKKMGYNPLFSFIPFYNYLIILKETNHPKWWSVLSYLPIVGPIMMSAFHIFLMRKFGKRGFVNGLLTVLLPFIFMATVNYGKDPEIETEEEEEEGKKKETFLGSVTFAVVFATIIHAFITQPFGIPTGSMERTLLVGDFLFVNKWAYGYRMPMRPVALPFLQGTIFDTGQKGNPKDDPKSYVDAVKLPYLRLPGYDEIKRYDIVVFNYPQDSVHTAIDRRDPYVKRCVGIPGDVLEFRAGRLFVNNQPEKILGDEEQQHGYIVTTSAQLDIPQLYKAYGFLPVQETQSNSGFIYIFQGLTDAIAKDIKALPEVTEIKEMVEKKGEGALRFKLNADKTAYTKNIDTTQSIYPINKPWNQDWYGPLRVPKKGDVVKLDQESLPTYQWIISEYEHNKLENKNGKIYINGQETNQYTIKQNYYMMIGDNRDASLDARFFGVVPEENIVGRPMFTWMSLQGAFKDANSSYQAPFKVRWDRMFKATNTGETNKTSYWWIAAGILILFFGWDYFAKLFKKKEDE